From Fundidesulfovibrio soli, the proteins below share one genomic window:
- a CDS encoding DUF6573 family protein — protein MPDESWPIIFSYSRAQAIEDGVLIDVTAEAKGYGFNLPFVIGDNLFNRYVTPPPGLEGEGQSLEGRLHDLMTLAALSARKGLQQDQVEFEVLFLMKPGKHEKVRCVLHVGPGDHGEPVLTLCLPEDL, from the coding sequence ATGCCTGACGAATCCTGGCCCATCATCTTCAGTTATTCCCGCGCCCAGGCAATTGAGGACGGGGTTCTGATCGACGTCACCGCCGAGGCGAAAGGATACGGGTTCAACCTACCATTTGTCATCGGTGACAACCTGTTCAATCGCTACGTCACCCCTCCACCTGGACTGGAAGGGGAGGGGCAGTCTCTTGAAGGACGCCTGCACGATTTGATGACCCTTGCGGCTCTTTCAGCACGAAAGGGGCTCCAGCAGGATCAAGTCGAATTCGAAGTGCTATTTCTGATGAAGCCAGGGAAGCACGAAAAGGTCCGGTGCGTTCTCCATGTTGGCCCTGGCGATCATGGCGAACCTGTTCTGACCCTTTGCTTACCGGAGGACCTGTGA